A region of Pseudomonas sp. Marseille-Q3773 DNA encodes the following proteins:
- the purU gene encoding formyltetrahydrofolate deformylase produces MRTYRLVIACPDRVGIVAKVSNFLALYNGWINEASHHSDEQSGWFFMRHEIRAESLPFGIEAFREAFAPIAEEFSMTWRITDSAQKKRVVLMASRESHCLADLLHRWHTDELDCEIPCVISNHNDLRSMVEWHGIPFFHVPVDPKDKAPAFAEVSRLVQEHAADVVVLARYMQILPPQLCQDYAEKVINIHHSFLPSFVGAKPYHQAALRGVKLIGATCHYVTEELDAGPIIEQDVVRVSHADSIDDMVRFGRDVEKMVLARGLRYHLEDRVLVHGNKTVVFD; encoded by the coding sequence ATGCGCACCTATCGTCTGGTGATCGCCTGCCCCGACCGTGTTGGCATCGTGGCGAAAGTCAGTAATTTCCTGGCCTTGTACAATGGCTGGATCAACGAAGCCAGCCATCACTCCGATGAGCAGAGCGGCTGGTTCTTCATGCGTCATGAAATTCGCGCCGAATCGCTGCCGTTTGGTATCGAGGCCTTCCGCGAGGCCTTTGCGCCGATTGCCGAAGAATTCTCCATGACCTGGCGAATTACCGACTCGGCGCAAAAAAAACGCGTGGTGCTGATGGCCAGCCGCGAATCGCATTGCCTGGCCGACCTGCTGCACCGCTGGCATACCGATGAACTGGACTGTGAGATCCCTTGCGTGATTTCCAACCACAACGACCTGCGCAGCATGGTCGAGTGGCACGGCATTCCGTTCTTCCATGTACCGGTCGACCCCAAGGACAAGGCTCCGGCATTCGCCGAAGTGTCGCGCCTGGTGCAGGAGCACGCTGCCGACGTGGTGGTGCTGGCTCGCTACATGCAGATCCTGCCGCCGCAACTGTGCCAGGACTATGCCGAGAAAGTGATCAACATCCACCACAGCTTCCTGCCGTCGTTCGTCGGCGCCAAGCCCTACCACCAGGCTGCACTGCGCGGTGTGAAGCTGATTGGTGCGACCTGCCACTACGTCACCGAGGAACTCGATGCCGGCCCGATCATCGAGCAGGATGTGGTGCGGGTCAGCCATGCCGACAGCATCGATGACATGGTCCGCTTTGGCCGTGACGTGGAGAAGATGGTGCTGGCCCGTGGCCTGCGCTATCACCTGGAAGACCGCGTGCTGGTCCACGGCAACAAGACGGTGGTATTCGACTGA
- the sbcB gene encoding exodeoxyribonuclease I encodes MTSSIFWHDYETTGINPRCDRPLQVAGVRTDFDLNEIDEPISLYCRPSDDILPHPAACLVTGITPQQLAEQGLCEAEFMTRVHEQLARPGTCGAGYNTLRFDDEVTRYSLYRNFFDPYAREWQGGNSRWDLIDLVRTAYALRPDGIEWPQQDGRVSLRLELLSKANGIDHGHAHEALSDVRATIALARLIRQKQPKLYEWLFQLRSKHKVMDQVRLLQPLVHISGRFSAARNYLGIVLPLAWHPHNRNALVVCDLHQETLPLLRESAEVLRQRLYTRHEQLAEGELPVPLKLVQINRCPVLAPLSVLRPADQQRLGLDLTRLQVRGEELARQQAQWQDKLEHIYGKEDFAPGDDPEQQLYDGFLGDRDRRLCEQVRALEPAQLGRGHWMFDDSRLPELLFRYRARNFPDTLSSEERQRWFSFCQQRLSDPKWGAPNTLGDFEQARQQAWAGADEAGRRVLEAWREHAQQLQARFAIG; translated from the coding sequence GTGACCTCAAGCATTTTCTGGCACGACTACGAAACCACCGGCATCAACCCCCGTTGCGACCGGCCATTGCAAGTGGCCGGCGTGCGCACCGACTTCGACCTCAACGAAATCGACGAGCCGATCAGCCTTTATTGCCGGCCCTCCGACGACATACTGCCGCACCCGGCTGCCTGCCTGGTAACCGGCATCACCCCGCAGCAGCTGGCTGAACAAGGGCTGTGCGAAGCCGAGTTCATGACCCGGGTACATGAGCAACTGGCCCGGCCAGGCACCTGTGGCGCTGGCTACAACACCCTGCGCTTCGACGACGAGGTGACCCGCTACAGCCTGTACCGCAACTTTTTTGACCCCTATGCCCGTGAATGGCAGGGCGGCAACAGTCGCTGGGACCTTATCGACCTCGTGCGCACGGCCTACGCCCTGCGCCCTGACGGTATCGAATGGCCTCAGCAGGACGGGCGTGTCAGCCTGCGCCTTGAACTGCTGAGCAAGGCCAATGGCATCGACCACGGTCATGCCCACGAAGCACTTTCCGACGTGCGGGCCACCATCGCCCTGGCGCGTCTGATACGCCAGAAACAGCCAAAGTTGTATGAATGGTTGTTCCAGTTGCGCAGCAAGCATAAAGTCATGGACCAGGTGCGTTTGCTACAGCCCCTGGTACATATATCCGGGCGTTTTTCGGCGGCACGCAACTACCTGGGTATCGTATTGCCACTGGCGTGGCACCCGCATAATCGCAATGCCCTGGTTGTCTGCGACTTGCATCAGGAAACCCTACCTTTACTACGGGAAAGTGCTGAAGTTCTGCGTCAGCGCTTGTATACCCGGCATGAACAACTGGCCGAGGGCGAACTACCCGTGCCGTTGAAACTGGTACAGATCAACCGCTGCCCGGTATTGGCGCCACTGTCGGTTCTGCGCCCGGCCGATCAACAACGACTGGGCCTGGATTTGACGCGGTTACAAGTGCGCGGCGAAGAACTGGCCAGGCAACAAGCGCAATGGCAAGACAAGCTGGAGCACATCTACGGCAAGGAAGACTTCGCCCCGGGTGACGACCCGGAACAACAGTTGTATGACGGTTTTCTCGGGGACCGTGACCGCCGTCTATGCGAGCAAGTTCGGGCGCTGGAGCCGGCGCAGTTGGGCCGTGGGCACTGGATGTTCGACGACTCGCGCTTGCCGGAACTGTTGTTCCGCTACCGGGCGCGCAACTTCCCCGACACCTTGAGCAGCGAAGAGCGGCAGCGCTGGTTCAGCTTCTGTCAGCAGCGCCTGAGCGACCCGAAATGGGGCGCGCCGAATACCCTTGGCGACTTCGAGCAGGCGCGCCAGCAGGCCTGGGCGGGGGCTGACGAGGCGGGGCGGCGCGTGCTCGAGGCCTGGCGCGAACATGCCCAGCAGTTGCAGGCACGGTTTGCAATTGGCTGA
- a CDS encoding lysylphosphatidylglycerol synthase transmembrane domain-containing protein: protein MNRLAWLGLALLGAVLVPALLGGSGLLPRLQRFDPSLLLTLLGMILLCWVINTVRLRLLLGQQGAKLGRLRSLGVVMATEFAICTTPGGSGGPLTLMALLARDRIGPARSGAVFAMDQLNDLVFFFCAMLAIAGYALFHSLGRSQQGMLLGSALLLCTALAAVLGLLRYRRTVMRLNGRLLCRLGISPRRKRRWARKLLHFIDALAQTWRLPKRTLILVFTLTCVHWGLRYSVLYLVLQGLGVNLAWIPSFLVQMLSLSAGQFSLLPGGAGAAELTSASLLTPLVGSSTAAAAIVIWRAVTYYFYLLAGGPVFVFLLARPLLERWRRQTG from the coding sequence ATGAACCGCCTGGCATGGCTGGGCCTGGCGCTGCTCGGCGCGGTGTTGGTGCCGGCTTTGCTCGGTGGCAGCGGGCTGCTGCCACGACTGCAGCGCTTCGACCCCAGCCTGCTACTGACCCTGCTTGGCATGATCCTGCTGTGCTGGGTCATCAACACCGTACGCCTGCGCCTGCTGCTCGGCCAGCAAGGTGCAAAGCTCGGACGCCTGCGCAGCCTGGGCGTGGTGATGGCCACCGAGTTTGCCATCTGCACCACGCCCGGCGGCAGTGGCGGCCCCTTGACCCTGATGGCGCTGCTGGCGCGCGATCGCATCGGCCCGGCGCGCAGCGGCGCGGTGTTCGCCATGGACCAGTTGAACGACCTGGTGTTCTTCTTTTGCGCCATGCTGGCGATCGCCGGCTACGCCTTGTTCCACAGCCTGGGGCGTAGCCAGCAAGGCATGCTGCTGGGCAGCGCGTTGCTCTTGTGCACGGCCTTGGCCGCGGTGCTCGGGCTGTTGCGCTACCGGCGCACGGTGATGCGCCTGAATGGCCGACTGTTGTGCCGCCTGGGCATCAGCCCGCGGCGCAAACGCCGCTGGGCGCGCAAACTGCTGCACTTCATCGATGCCCTGGCGCAAACCTGGCGCCTGCCGAAACGCACGCTGATCCTGGTTTTCACCCTGACCTGTGTGCATTGGGGGCTGCGCTACAGCGTGTTGTACCTGGTGTTGCAGGGGCTGGGGGTGAACCTGGCGTGGATACCCAGCTTCCTGGTGCAGATGCTGTCACTCAGTGCCGGCCAGTTCAGCCTGCTGCCGGGCGGTGCCGGTGCCGCCGAGCTGACCTCGGCAAGCCTGCTGACGCCACTGGTGGGCAGCTCGACCGCGGCGGCGGCGATCGTGATATGGCGGGCAGTTACCTACTATTTCTACCTGCTGGCGGGTGGGCCGGTATTCGTGTTTCTGCTGGCGCGGCCGTTGCTTGAGCGCTGGCGGCGTCAGACGGGTTGA
- a CDS encoding tetratricopeptide repeat protein, which translates to MRALIVFALAASAVGCTRWSMDHHLNNAYRAYDRGDCQRVMLELSQVDRTSRARPFIHPEVSLLRGQCLERQALYVDAAQTYQYLIQQYPGNEYAYRAQARLQTLEKLGHLRGEAAVASPVQGAPWR; encoded by the coding sequence ATGCGCGCCCTGATCGTTTTTGCCCTGGCTGCCAGCGCCGTCGGCTGTACCCGCTGGTCGATGGACCACCACCTGAACAATGCCTACCGTGCCTACGACCGTGGCGACTGCCAGCGGGTCATGCTCGAGTTGTCGCAGGTCGACCGCACCAGCCGCGCGCGGCCGTTCATCCACCCCGAGGTGTCGCTGCTGCGTGGCCAGTGCCTGGAGCGCCAGGCGTTGTATGTGGATGCTGCGCAGACCTACCAGTACCTGATCCAGCAATACCCGGGCAACGAGTATGCCTATCGCGCCCAGGCGCGCCTGCAGACCCTGGAAAAACTGGGCCATCTGCGCGGCGAAGCGGCGGTGGCCAGCCCTGTGCAGGGCGCACCTTGGCGTTAA
- a CDS encoding glycosyltransferase family 1 protein, which produces MLIVHIADIPMFYAPASGGVRTYLDAKPHRLDAIHGVRHSLLIPGASAQHADGIYQVPAPPLPFGNGYRFPVRLAPWCNVLRKLKPDLIEVGDPYLTAWAALEARRQLNVPVIGFYHSDLPLLVSNRMGNWFTPNVEAYVSKLYGNFDRVLAPSQVMADKLRRLGVRDVHVQRLGVDLGTFHPSRRDPQLRAELGIADTSRLLIYAGRGSREKNLPVLLDCMQHLGRPYHLLLVGSNMPANVPQNVSVIDHFCPAAEVARLMASADLLVHAGDQETFGLVILEAMASATPVVAVRAGAFGEIVNEHCGRLCRPNDGQAMADAVREAFEVGVRKLGAQARRHVEQHYSWDNVVAGLLQHYQAVLGHQPQARAHG; this is translated from the coding sequence ATGCTGATCGTGCACATCGCCGACATCCCCATGTTCTACGCCCCCGCCAGCGGCGGCGTACGTACCTATCTTGATGCCAAACCCCACCGCCTCGACGCCATCCACGGCGTGCGCCACAGCCTGCTGATACCCGGCGCCAGCGCACAGCACGCCGATGGCATCTACCAGGTGCCTGCACCGCCCCTGCCGTTCGGCAACGGCTACCGCTTCCCGGTGCGCCTGGCCCCTTGGTGCAACGTCCTGCGCAAGCTCAAGCCTGACCTGATCGAAGTCGGCGATCCATACCTGACCGCCTGGGCGGCGCTGGAAGCAAGGCGCCAGCTGAACGTGCCGGTAATCGGCTTCTACCATTCCGACCTGCCGTTGCTGGTCAGCAACCGCATGGGCAACTGGTTCACCCCCAACGTCGAGGCCTATGTCAGCAAGCTGTACGGCAATTTCGACCGGGTCCTGGCCCCTAGCCAGGTCATGGCCGACAAGCTGCGCCGCCTGGGCGTGCGGGACGTGCACGTGCAGCGCCTGGGCGTCGACCTGGGCACCTTCCACCCCAGCCGACGCGACCCGCAACTGCGTGCCGAACTGGGCATCGCCGATACCAGCCGCCTGCTGATCTATGCTGGCCGGGGCTCGCGGGAAAAGAACCTGCCGGTACTGCTCGACTGCATGCAGCACCTTGGCCGCCCCTACCACCTGTTGCTGGTGGGCTCGAACATGCCGGCCAACGTGCCGCAGAATGTCAGCGTGATCGACCACTTCTGCCCTGCCGCGGAAGTTGCCAGGCTGATGGCCAGCGCTGACCTGCTGGTGCATGCCGGCGACCAGGAAACCTTCGGCTTGGTCATTCTCGAAGCCATGGCCAGCGCCACGCCGGTGGTGGCCGTGCGCGCCGGTGCGTTCGGCGAGATCGTCAACGAACACTGCGGACGCCTGTGCCGACCGAACGATGGCCAGGCCATGGCGGATGCCGTGCGCGAGGCGTTCGAGGTCGGCGTGCGCAAACTGGGGGCTCAGGCCCGTCGCCATGTCGAGCAGCATTATTCCTGGGACAACGTGGTCGCCGGCCTGCTGCAGCACTACCAGGCCGTGCTCGGCCACCAACCGCAGGCACGCGCGCATGGGTGA
- a CDS encoding iron-sulfur-binding ferredoxin reductase has translation MPELCVGEHRWTVPTGSNLLDALNEAGFDVPYSCRAGSCHACLVHCLAGQPLDTRPEALALDKQAQGWRLACQCQVVENLRVALFDPQQDGVAAEVCALDWHGDVLRLRLRPERAVRYQAGQHVVLWHAAVARPYSLASLPGEDDFLEFHIDCQRPGAFCDKARGLQPGDVLRLGEFRGGALHYDPDWQDRPLWLLAAGTGLAPLWGILREALRQGHRGELRLLHVARERSGHYLAEPLLKLPGVEVELVLAEQLEDVLAGLRPSSRQTLALLCGAPASVERFARRLFVAGVPRGQVFADVFVEHA, from the coding sequence ATGCCCGAACTTTGCGTGGGCGAGCACCGCTGGACGGTGCCGACCGGCAGCAACCTGCTCGATGCCCTGAACGAGGCCGGGTTCGATGTGCCCTACAGTTGCCGCGCGGGCAGCTGCCATGCCTGCCTGGTGCATTGCCTGGCCGGGCAACCGCTGGATACCCGGCCCGAGGCCCTGGCGCTGGACAAGCAGGCCCAGGGTTGGCGCCTGGCGTGCCAGTGCCAGGTGGTCGAGAACCTGCGTGTGGCGCTGTTCGACCCGCAGCAGGATGGCGTAGCGGCCGAGGTCTGTGCGCTGGATTGGCACGGCGATGTGTTGCGCTTGCGCTTGCGGCCCGAGCGAGCGGTACGTTACCAGGCCGGGCAGCATGTGGTGCTATGGCATGCTGCGGTCGCGCGGCCCTATTCGCTGGCCAGCCTGCCGGGTGAGGACGATTTCCTCGAGTTCCATATCGACTGCCAGCGCCCTGGCGCCTTTTGTGACAAGGCCCGTGGTTTGCAGCCGGGGGATGTGTTGCGCCTGGGGGAATTCAGGGGCGGCGCCTTGCATTACGACCCGGACTGGCAGGACCGGCCGCTGTGGTTGCTGGCGGCGGGCACCGGGCTGGCGCCGTTGTGGGGCATCCTGCGCGAAGCGTTGCGGCAGGGGCATCGGGGCGAGCTTCGGCTGCTGCATGTGGCGCGGGAGCGGTCAGGGCACTACCTGGCGGAGCCGCTGCTGAAGTTGCCAGGGGTTGAGGTCGAGCTGGTGCTGGCGGAGCAGCTGGAGGACGTTCTGGCCGGCTTGCGACCGTCATCGCGGCAGACGCTGGCGCTGCTGTGCGGGGCGCCGGCGAGTGTCGAGCGGTTTGCCCGGCGGCTGTTCGTTGCCGGGGTGCCGCGCGGGCAGGTGTTTGCCGATGTGTTCGTCGAGCATGCCTGA
- the pyk gene encoding pyruvate kinase → MTIRRTKIVATLGPASNSPEVIEQLILAGLDVARLNFSHGTPDEHKARARLIRDIAAKNGRHVALLGDLQGPKIRIAKFANKRIELKIGDKFTFSTAHPLTEGNQDIVGIDYPDLVKDCGVGDELLLDDGRVVMRVETATADALHCVVIIGGPLSDHKGINRKGGGLTAPALTEKDKADIKLAAEMDLDYLAVSFPRDASDMEYARKLRDEAGGNAWLVAKIERAEAVADDETLDKLIAASDAVMVARGDLGVEIGDAELIAIQKKITQPARRNNKAVIVATQMMESMIQNPMPTRAEVSDVANAVLDNTDAVMLSAESAAGAYPIEAVQAMARICLGAEKHPTSQKSSHRLHTTFERCDESIALAAMYTANHFPGVKAIIALTESGYTPLIMSRLRSHVPIFALSPHRATQARASMFRGVYPIAFDPASLPADKVSQAAVDELLKRGLVEQGDWVILTKGDSYHTIGGTNGMKILHVGDPLVG, encoded by the coding sequence ATGACCATCCGCCGTACCAAAATCGTCGCCACCCTTGGCCCCGCCAGCAATTCGCCGGAAGTGATCGAACAGCTGATCCTCGCCGGCCTGGACGTGGCACGCCTGAACTTCTCCCACGGCACCCCGGACGAGCACAAGGCCCGCGCCCGCCTGATCCGTGACATCGCCGCCAAGAACGGCCGCCATGTCGCGCTGCTGGGTGACCTGCAGGGTCCGAAGATCCGCATCGCCAAGTTCGCCAACAAGCGCATCGAATTGAAGATCGGTGACAAGTTCACCTTCTCCACCGCCCACCCGCTGACCGAAGGCAACCAGGACATCGTCGGTATCGACTACCCCGACCTGGTCAAGGACTGCGGCGTCGGCGACGAACTGCTGCTCGACGATGGCCGCGTGGTCATGCGCGTCGAAACCGCCACCGCAGACGCCCTGCACTGCGTGGTGATCATCGGCGGCCCGCTGTCGGACCACAAGGGTATCAACCGTAAAGGTGGCGGCCTGACCGCACCAGCCCTGACCGAAAAGGACAAGGCCGACATCAAGCTGGCCGCGGAAATGGACCTGGACTACCTGGCCGTGTCCTTCCCGCGTGACGCCAGCGACATGGAATATGCGCGCAAGCTGCGTGACGAAGCCGGCGGCAACGCCTGGCTGGTGGCCAAGATCGAACGCGCCGAAGCCGTTGCCGACGACGAGACCCTCGACAAGCTGATCGCCGCCTCCGACGCCGTGATGGTCGCCCGTGGTGACCTGGGCGTGGAAATCGGCGACGCCGAGCTGATCGCCATTCAAAAAAAGATCACCCAGCCCGCCCGCCGCAACAACAAGGCGGTCATCGTGGCGACCCAGATGATGGAGTCGATGATCCAGAACCCGATGCCGACCCGTGCCGAAGTGTCCGACGTGGCCAACGCCGTGCTGGACAACACCGACGCGGTCATGCTGTCGGCGGAAAGTGCCGCCGGTGCCTACCCGATCGAAGCCGTCCAGGCCATGGCGCGCATCTGCCTGGGTGCCGAAAAGCACCCGACCAGCCAGAAGTCCAGCCACCGCCTGCACACCACCTTCGAGCGCTGCGACGAAAGCATTGCCCTGGCGGCCATGTACACCGCCAACCACTTCCCGGGCGTGAAGGCGATCATCGCCCTGACCGAAAGTGGCTACACCCCGCTGATCATGTCGCGCCTGCGTTCGCATGTGCCGATCTTCGCCCTGTCGCCACACCGCGCCACCCAGGCTCGCGCCTCGATGTTCCGCGGCGTGTACCCGATCGCCTTCGACCCGGCCTCGCTGCCGGCCGACAAGGTGAGCCAGGCAGCGGTCGACGAGCTGCTCAAGCGCGGCCTGGTGGAGCAAGGTGACTGGGTGATCCTGACCAAGGGTGACAGCTACCACACCATCGGTGGCACCAACGGCATGAAGATCCTCCACGTGGGTGATCCGCTGGTCGGTTGA
- a CDS encoding fumarate hydratase, whose translation MTVIKQDDLIQSVADALQFISYYHPVDFIQAMHEAYLREESPAARDSIAQILINSRMCATGHRPICQDTGIVTVFIRVGMDVRWDGATMSVDDMINEGVRRAYNLPENVLRASILADPAGARKNTKDNTPAVIHYSIVPGDKVEVDVAAKGGGSENKSKMAMLNPSDSIVDWVLKTVPTMGAGWCPPGMLGIGIGGTAEKAAVMAKEVLMESIDIHELKARGPQNRLEEIRLELFEKVNQLGIGAQGLGGLTTVLDVKIMDYPTHAASLPVCMIPNCAATRHAHFVLDGSGPAELEAPSLDAYPEIVWEAGPSARRVNLDAITPEEVASWKPGETILLNGKMLTGRDAAHKRMVEMLNRGEELPVDLKGRFIYYVGPVDPVGDEVVGPAGPTTATRMDKFTRQILEQTGLLGMIGKSERGPAAIEAIKDNKAVYLMAVGGAAYLVAQAIRKSKVLAFAELGMEAIYEFEVKDMPVTVAVDSNGESVHITGPALWQSKIAESLAVEVK comes from the coding sequence ATGACCGTGATCAAGCAAGACGACCTGATTCAGAGCGTCGCCGACGCCCTGCAATTCATTTCGTACTACCACCCCGTCGATTTCATCCAGGCCATGCACGAGGCCTATCTGCGTGAAGAATCGCCTGCCGCGCGCGATTCCATCGCCCAGATCCTGATCAACTCGCGCATGTGCGCCACCGGCCACCGCCCGATCTGCCAGGACACCGGTATCGTCACCGTGTTCATCCGGGTGGGCATGGACGTGCGCTGGGACGGCGCCACCATGAGCGTCGACGACATGATCAACGAAGGTGTGCGTCGCGCCTACAACCTGCCTGAAAACGTGCTGCGCGCGTCGATCCTGGCCGACCCGGCCGGTGCCCGCAAGAACACCAAGGACAACACCCCGGCAGTGATCCACTATTCCATCGTCCCTGGCGACAAGGTCGAGGTCGATGTCGCTGCCAAGGGCGGCGGCTCGGAGAACAAGTCGAAGATGGCCATGCTCAACCCGTCCGACTCGATCGTCGACTGGGTGCTGAAGACCGTGCCGACCATGGGCGCTGGCTGGTGCCCGCCTGGCATGCTCGGCATCGGCATCGGCGGTACCGCCGAGAAGGCTGCGGTGATGGCCAAGGAAGTGTTGATGGAATCCATCGACATCCACGAACTGAAAGCCCGTGGCCCACAGAACCGTCTGGAAGAAATCCGCCTGGAGCTGTTCGAGAAGGTCAACCAGCTGGGCATCGGCGCCCAGGGCCTGGGCGGCCTGACCACCGTGCTCGACGTCAAGATCATGGATTACCCGACCCACGCCGCTTCGCTGCCGGTGTGCATGATCCCCAACTGCGCCGCCACCCGCCACGCCCACTTCGTGCTCGATGGTTCCGGCCCGGCCGAGCTGGAAGCGCCGTCGCTGGACGCCTACCCGGAAATCGTCTGGGAAGCCGGCCCGAGCGCCCGACGTGTCAACCTCGACGCCATCACCCCGGAAGAAGTCGCCAGCTGGAAGCCGGGCGAGACCATCCTGCTCAACGGCAAGATGCTGACCGGCCGTGATGCCGCGCACAAGCGCATGGTCGAGATGCTCAACCGTGGCGAAGAGCTGCCGGTAGACCTGAAAGGCCGCTTCATCTACTACGTCGGCCCGGTCGACCCGGTAGGTGACGAAGTGGTAGGCCCGGCCGGTCCGACCACCGCCACCCGCATGGACAAGTTCACCCGCCAGATCCTCGAGCAGACTGGCCTGCTGGGCATGATCGGCAAGTCCGAACGTGGCCCTGCCGCTATCGAAGCGATCAAGGACAACAAGGCCGTGTACCTGATGGCCGTCGGCGGCGCCGCCTACCTGGTGGCCCAGGCCATCCGCAAGTCGAAGGTCCTGGCCTTCGCCGAGCTGGGCATGGAAGCGATCTACGAGTTCGAGGTCAAGGACATGCCGGTGACCGTCGCCGTGGACAGCAACGGTGAGTCGGTGCACATCACTGGCCCTGCCCTGTGGCAGAGCAAGATTGCCGAGAGCCTGGCAGTCGAAGTGAAGTAA
- a CDS encoding PilZ domain-containing protein, translating to MFNKRHIERHQLPCVLKVFNRLTGQAIGQLGNASEDGLMLISQLPVLVGPDYELQLRLPLTGGGHQFVNLTASCLWCREDQTPGHYDSGFMLLQAPREYDDFVGSLRGYFSFLPADASV from the coding sequence ATGTTCAACAAGCGCCATATAGAACGCCATCAGCTGCCTTGTGTCCTCAAGGTGTTCAACCGCTTGACCGGCCAGGCCATCGGCCAGTTGGGCAACGCCTCCGAAGACGGGCTGATGCTGATCAGCCAACTGCCTGTGCTGGTAGGGCCCGACTACGAACTGCAGTTGCGCCTGCCGTTGACCGGCGGCGGGCATCAGTTCGTCAACCTGACCGCCAGTTGCCTGTGGTGCCGCGAAGACCAGACCCCCGGCCACTACGATTCGGGCTTCATGTTGCTGCAAGCACCTCGCGAGTACGACGACTTCGTCGGTTCGTTGCGTGGCTATTTCAGTTTTCTTCCAGCCGACGCTTCGGTCTGA
- the mvaT gene encoding histone-like nucleoid-structuring protein MvaT, whose protein sequence is MSLINEYRATEEAIKELQARLANLSQDDKLKKELEFEGKLRNLMGEYSKSLRDVIALLDPDSKLSKAPRGAVKTTATKRARKVKQYKNPHNNEVIETKGGNHKTLKEWKAKWGGDVVESWATLLD, encoded by the coding sequence ATGTCCCTGATCAACGAGTACCGCGCCACCGAAGAGGCCATCAAGGAACTTCAAGCTCGCCTGGCCAATCTGTCGCAGGATGACAAGCTGAAGAAAGAACTGGAGTTCGAAGGCAAACTGCGCAACCTGATGGGCGAATATTCCAAGTCGCTGCGCGACGTGATTGCCCTGCTCGATCCCGATTCGAAACTGAGCAAGGCGCCACGTGGTGCAGTCAAGACTACCGCGACCAAGCGCGCGCGCAAGGTCAAGCAATACAAGAACCCGCACAACAATGAAGTGATCGAAACCAAAGGCGGCAACCACAAGACGCTGAAAGAGTGGAAAGCCAAATGGGGTGGCGATGTGGTTGAAAGCTGGGCGACCCTGCTGGACTGA
- a CDS encoding polysaccharide deacetylase family protein codes for MGEPLPGTRSLMLVLHDVAPETWPDYQPFVQAVDAIGGVPMTWLVVPDFHQRNPLLRSPAFCRLLERRLAQGDELALHGYYHADDSPPPRTPREYFMRRIYTHEGEFYALDQQQALQRLQHGLAMFGQQGWPVAGFVAPAWLMSEGTRQALRQLPLRYTSTPQHLYRLPEFTAVEAPGLVWSARSPWRRGLSRLVCDWQCRRWRDAETLRLGLHPVDMRHRSSREYWLSTLRKLLAQGREPLTKSAWLDRKVAS; via the coding sequence ATGGGTGAGCCGTTGCCGGGCACGCGCAGCCTGATGCTGGTGCTGCACGATGTGGCCCCCGAGACCTGGCCGGACTACCAACCCTTTGTCCAGGCAGTCGACGCCATCGGCGGGGTGCCCATGACCTGGCTGGTGGTCCCGGACTTTCACCAGCGCAACCCACTGCTGCGCTCGCCCGCCTTCTGCCGTCTGCTCGAACGGCGCCTGGCACAGGGCGACGAGCTGGCCCTGCACGGCTACTACCATGCCGATGACAGCCCGCCACCGCGTACGCCCCGCGAGTACTTCATGCGCCGCATCTATACCCATGAAGGCGAATTCTACGCGCTCGACCAGCAACAGGCCCTGCAGCGCCTGCAGCACGGCCTGGCCATGTTCGGCCAGCAGGGTTGGCCGGTGGCCGGGTTCGTCGCCCCCGCCTGGCTGATGAGCGAAGGTACGCGCCAGGCGTTGCGTCAGCTGCCGCTGCGCTACACCAGCACGCCACAGCACCTGTATCGCTTGCCTGAATTTACCGCGGTCGAGGCCCCAGGCCTGGTGTGGAGTGCCCGCAGCCCCTGGCGGCGCGGGCTGTCGCGGCTGGTCTGCGACTGGCAATGCCGGCGTTGGCGCGATGCCGAAACCCTGCGCCTGGGCCTGCACCCGGTGGACATGCGTCATCGCAGCTCCCGCGAGTACTGGTTGAGCACCTTGCGCAAGCTCCTCGCCCAGGGCCGCGAACCTCTGACCAAGTCGGCCTGGCTGGACCGCAAGGTCGCCTCATGA